A window of Diabrotica virgifera virgifera chromosome 9, PGI_DIABVI_V3a contains these coding sequences:
- the LOC114327635 gene encoding DNA replication ATP-dependent helicase/nuclease DNA2, whose protein sequence is MNKPPRTKVKTPPKNNLKISQFFFKDRTNLKTNGTKEDNSEQSTNMALIDGAKSNKAGKTVNTNNDSMQSMGTLHNNKKRKSSEDEVDKECKKLCHEEEISCFKGHNVDESLDVTDCSILNQVPIDRLSSPEKLIKVKSPMKQKIEKENKTKQISLVKKEITQMDSFPDMCEVDFDDWEENTVIEPENFNLDLTQPCHCKITQIVTSGHTISLHLLSTKESKEAVCEVQGIWTYSNLSIGDTIYITCAKVNNTWVVNNDWGLIVFEPDILVSSTSVVGSLWCKRRNVLAERFRGFDSTNQYMILGTLIHSTLQHALKYNVSETEKLEGLVRKFMSKSRVVKNLYECDISADWINDEVVKYIPRIQEFMNVYVNKGNNQIQIKDNWKGRIDDIEDVEENIWCPELGIKGKIDVTVQVNNKPMPLELKTGKTSLSLEHRGQVMLYLMMMNKIGYNASSGLLLYIKEGVVKEISHTKKEERDLIYLRNELVYYLTQSVTEADNILIPPSLPEPINHKSCTNCPYSAICTVYAHVNNESLSSKPTLKSIQDEILQNLKQSHIDYFMKWTSLLLIEAESNKGAKDIKEIYLVPPSDREKKGRCISNLRISKVSDVIDELYFEHYFERMVPDSSGNFGTSGLLVGGYVVVSTDKRHAVAAGFVNDITATSISVTLERNLTLKFKNQTFYIDSYDSGMLQSFNLSSLALLLEPTPRAENLRKIIVDKESPTFRTTLPKVVGTTGKTILRRLNRVQQRAVLKAITANEYFLIKGMPGTGKTATIVALIQLLYELGKTVLITSHTNSAVDNVCLKLLEHGVKFIRLGSESKIHKDLHEYSEHSLTKNCSTASDYEAVYNSAQIIAVTCFASGHPVLTKRCLDICIVDESTQVLQPSVIRPLYACKTFILIGDPDQLPAVIKSSKARELGMSESLFERLYATDAATSLNINYRMNKTITALANHLTYNGELQVGNSSIENATISFPNKQVLTDSYSGDSWILKALDESLDSAVQFLDTGPVWNLEQDTSWKIHKSFSTEDTSSKVNIHEAAIIFKLVKALLKAGLPAKDIGVIASYRHQVEQLSTLLKSECIDINTVDQFQGKDKSVIIYSCGNSKNTDTFKVSKNDDILEDKRRLTVAITRAKHKLIIVGDVKTLMVYSTFKKLLSNFSNNVIKLCESRDFSWEQCLLLNES, encoded by the exons ATGAATAAACCACCTAGAACAAAGGTTAAAACCCCACCCAAAAACAATTTGAAAATTTCGCAGTTTTTCTTCAAAGATAGAACAAATTTAAAAACGAATGGGACCAAGGAAGACAATTCTGAACAAAGTACTAATATGGCTTTAATAGATGGTGCCAAAAGTAACAAAGCAGGAAAAACAGTAAATACGAACAATGATTCTATGCAATCAATGGGGACACTTCataataacaaaaaaagaaagtCGAGTGAAGATGAAGTTGATAAAGAGTGTAAGAAACTCTGCCATGAAGAAGAAATAAGTTGTTTTAAAGGCCATAATGTGGATGAATCGTTAGATGTTACAGATTGTTCTATTTTAAATCAAGTACCAATAGATAGGCTTAGTTCACCTGAAAAATTGATAAAAGTTAAGAG TCCAATGAAGCAAAAGattgaaaaagaaaacaaaaccaaacaaatatcACTAGTTAAAAAAGAAATTACACAGATGGACAGTTTTCCAGACATGTGTGAAGTCGATTTCGATGATTGGGAAGAAAATACTGTAATAGAGCCAGAAAACTTCAATTTAGACTTAACTCAGCCGTGCCATTGTAAAATAACGCAGATAGTGACTTCAGGCCATACAATTTCACTACATTTGTTATCAACTAAAGAGAGTAAAGAAGCCGTTTGTGAAGTACAAGGTATTTGGACTTACAGTAACTTATCTATTGGTGATACGATATATATTACTTGCGCCAAAGTTAACAATACTTGGGTAGTTAATAACGATTGGGGCTTAATAGTTTTCGAGCCTGATATACTGGTATCTTCAACATCTGTGGTAGGTTCATTATGGTGTAAAAGAAGAAATGTGTTAGCTGAAAGGTTCAGAGGTTTCGACAGCACAAATCAATATATGATTCTTGGAACTTTGATCCACAGCACCCTACAACACGCCTTAAAATACAATGTTAGCGAAACAGAAAAACTTGAAGGATTAGTTAGAAAATTCATGTCAAAAAGTCGTGTTGTTAAAAATCTTTATGAATGCGACATATCAGCAGACTGGATTAATGATGAAGTCGTCAAATACATACCGAGGATACAAGAATTCATGAACGTCTACGTGAATAAAGGGAACAATCAAATACAAATAAAAGACAACTGGAAAGGGAGAATAGACGATATAGAGGATGTGGAAGAAAATATTTGGTGTCCAGAACTAGGTATAAAAGGAAAAATTGATGTAACTGTTCAAGTAAACAATAAACCTATGCCTCTAGAGCTGAAAACAGGCAAAACGTCGTTGTCTTTGGAACACCGAGGTCAAGTAATGCTGTATCTCATGATGATGAACAAAATTGGTTATAATGCAAGTTCTGGCCTGCTTCTTTATATTAAAGAAGGTGTAGTAAAGGAGATATCGCACACGAAGAAGGAAGAAAGAGATTTGATATATTTAAGAAATGAATTAGTGTACTATCTAACACAATCTGTTACTGAAGCTGACAATATTCTAATCCCTCCTAGTCTGCCTGAACCTATAAACCACAAGAGCTGCACCAACTGCCCTTATAGCGCCATCTGTACCGTTTATGCTCATGTCAATAATGAAAGCCTATCTTCTAAGCCAACGCTGAAAAGTATCCAAGACGAGATTTTACAAAACCTGAAGCAGTCCCATATAGATTACTTCATGAAGTGGACTAGCTTACTTTTGATCGAAGCAGAGTCGAATAAGGGTGCGAAAGATATAAAAGAAATCTATCTAGTGCCTCCGAGTGATAGGGAAAAGAAAGGTAGATGTATCTCAAATCTAAGGATATCGAAAGTTAGTGATGTCATTGATGAATTGTATTTTGAACATTACTTCGAAAGGATGGTCCCAGATAGTTCAGGAAACTTTGGGACTAGTGGTTTACTTGTTGGTGGTTATGTTGTTGTTAGTACTGACAAGAGGCATGCTGTTGCAGCAGGTTTTGTCAATGATATCACGGCGACATCCATATCAGTTACTTTAGAAAGAAATTTAActcttaaatttaaaaatcaaacgtTTTACATAGATAGCTATGATTCTGGTATGTTACAATCATTTAATTTGAGCAGTTTGGCTTTATTATTAGAACCAACTCCAAGAGCAGAGAATCTCAGAAAAATCATAGTTGACAAGGAATCTCCCACATTTCGAACGACTTTGCCTAAAGTCGTTGGTACCACTGGAAAAACCATACTAAGAAGACTGAATAGAGTACAACAAAGAGCCGTATTGAAAGCCATTACAGCTAATGAATACTTTCTAATCAAAGGTATGCCTGGTACAGGCAAAACTGCTACCATCGTAGCCTTGATACAGCTATTATATGAACTGGGTAAAACAGTTCTTATTACGAGTCATACAAACTCAGCTGTTGATAATGTTTGCCTTAAGTTACTGGAACATGGTGTCAAATTTATCAGATTGGGATCAGAGTCGAAGATTCACAAAGATTTGCATGAATATTCAGAGCATAGTCTTACGAAAAATTGTTCAACAGCTAGTGATTACGAAGCTGTCTATAATAGTGCTCAAATTATAGCTGTGACATGTTTTGCTTCTGGTCATCCAGTGTTAACCAAACGTTGCTTGGATATATGTATAGTGGACGAAAGTACTCAGGTACTACAACCATCTGTGATAAGACCACTGTATGCCTGCAAAACTTTTATACTAATAGGTGATCCTGATCAGTTGCCAGCAGTTATTAAAAGCAGTAAAGCTAGAGAGTTAGGCATGTCCGAAAGTTTGTTCGAAAGACTCTATGCAACAGACGCTGCTACATCCTTAAACATAAATTACAGAATGAACAAGACTATAACGGCTTTAGCTAATCATCTAACATATAATGGGGAACTGCAAGTTGGTAATAGTTCTATTGAAAACGCTACAATAAGTTTCCCAAATAAACAAGTCTTAACAGACTCGTATAGTGGTGATAGTTGGATATTGAAAGCACTAGACGAGTCATTAGATAGTGCTGTACAGTTTCTTGATACAGGCCCTGTGTGGAATCTAGAACAAGACACTAGCTGGAAAATTCACAAGAGCTTTAGCACAGAGGACACTAGTTCTAAAGTAAACATCCATGAAGCAGCTATTATTTTCAAACTTGTCAAAGCTTTACTCAAAGCTGGTCTTCCAGCCAAAGATATAGGCGTTATTGCAAGTTATCGACACCAAGTAGAGCAGTTGTCCACCTTACTTAAGTCTGAGTGTATAGACATTAACACTGTCGACCAGTTTCAAGGAAAAGACAAAAGTGTGATCATTTATTCGTGTGGTAATTCCAAAAACACTGATACCTTCAAGGTGTCCAAAAACGACGATATTTTAGAAGACAAAAGAAGACTGACGGTGGCCATAACCAGAGCGAAGCACAAACTTATCATTGTCGGTGATGTTAAGACCCTTATGGTGTATTCTACATTTAAAAAACTGTTGTCCAATTTTAGCAATAATGTTATTAAACTGTGTGAGTCGAGAGACTTCTCTTGGGAACAGTGTTTACTTTTAAATGAATCATAA